In Candidatus Acetothermia bacterium, the following are encoded in one genomic region:
- a CDS encoding cysteine peptidase family C39 domain-containing protein, whose product MPGLLAELLLQPLPYRDLRYTEVVGQADWYTCGPAAVATLLTYCYDIPTSEAEALELAEGFMRAQGLEPGPERGINALALKQTLEAKGIPTKGYRVAPEALRDHFNRGGLPLIAHLTEPQKHFALVIGMVGDQIVVADPSWGRSIIPFSALVKERGYREVVLVPIPPAELAAQAKARQRETLEWAEARLAALARLREGLP is encoded by the coding sequence ATGCCAGGGCTCCTGGCCGAGCTCCTGCTCCAGCCATTACCTTACCGCGACCTGCGGTATACAGAGGTCGTGGGCCAGGCGGACTGGTACACGTGTGGGCCAGCGGCGGTGGCCACGTTGCTCACCTACTGCTACGACATCCCCACCTCGGAAGCGGAGGCCCTGGAGCTCGCGGAAGGGTTCATGCGGGCCCAAGGCCTTGAGCCGGGCCCTGAGCGGGGGATAAACGCCCTGGCCCTAAAACAAACCCTCGAGGCCAAGGGCATCCCCACCAAGGGGTACCGAGTGGCGCCGGAGGCGCTGCGTGATCACTTCAACCGAGGCGGGCTCCCCTTGATCGCCCATCTTACCGAACCCCAGAAGCATTTCGCTCTGGTCATCGGAATGGTGGGGGACCAGATCGTGGTTGCTGACCCATCTTGGGGGCGGAGCATCATCCCGTTTTCGGCATTGGTAAAGGAGCGGGGCTATCGCGAGGTGGTGTTGGTGCCGATTCCGCCGGCGGAGCTTGCGGCCCAGGCCAAGGCGCGGCAGAGAGAGACCCTGGAATGGGCGGAAGCTCGGCTCGCGGCCCTGGCCCGGCTGCGGGAGGGCTTGCCGTGA